A genomic stretch from Vibrio neptunius includes:
- the adk gene encoding adenylate kinase gives MRIILLGAPGAGKGTQANFIMEKYGVPQISTGDMLRAAIKAGTELGKQAKAVIDAGQLVSDEIILGLIKERIAQDDCEKGFLLDGFPRTIPQADGLKEMGVDVDYVIEFDVADDVIVERMAGRRAHLPSGRTYHVVYNPPKVEGKDDVTGEDLVVRDDDKEETVRARLGVYHEQTAPLIDYYGKEAAAGNTKYLKFDGTKQVAEVSADIEKALA, from the coding sequence ATGCGCATCATTCTTCTAGGTGCTCCAGGTGCAGGTAAAGGCACACAAGCAAATTTCATCATGGAAAAATACGGTGTTCCGCAAATCTCTACTGGTGACATGCTACGTGCTGCTATCAAAGCAGGTACAGAGCTTGGTAAACAAGCTAAAGCTGTTATCGATGCTGGTCAGCTAGTTTCTGATGAAATTATCCTAGGTCTAATCAAAGAGCGAATTGCTCAAGATGACTGTGAAAAAGGTTTCCTACTAGATGGTTTCCCGCGCACGATTCCTCAGGCTGATGGTCTGAAAGAAATGGGCGTTGATGTCGATTACGTTATTGAATTTGATGTTGCGGATGACGTTATCGTTGAACGCATGGCTGGTCGTCGTGCTCACCTACCTTCTGGCCGTACTTACCACGTAGTGTACAACCCGCCGAAAGTCGAAGGCAAAGACGACGTGACAGGTGAAGATCTGGTTGTTCGTGATGATGACAAAGAAGAAACTGTTCGTGCACGCTTGGGTGTTTACCATGAGCAAACTGCACCGCTTATCGATTACTACGGTAAAGAAGCGGCAGCAGGTAACACCAAGTACCTTAAGTTCGACGGTACTAAACAAGTAGCAGAAGTAAGCGCTGATATTGAGAAAGCATTGGCTTAA